In one Saimiri boliviensis isolate mSaiBol1 chromosome 19, mSaiBol1.pri, whole genome shotgun sequence genomic region, the following are encoded:
- the FCRL4 gene encoding Fc receptor-like protein 4 isoform X5, with translation MSQQYLNNSIKFDCRGLDFLTLDNIAIWCFQKDSSTSPFTSPSFMQRRSLLNSLPGAGVAKCYLGNLGWPALSPMNSFSDHLEQASMLLWTSLLVLAPVCGQSAAAQKPVISLHPPWTTVFKGDRVTLTCNGFHFNATEKTKWHRLYPRRETLTLTPGNTLEVQESGHYRCQTQGSPQSDPVRLVFSSEPLILQAPYSVFEGDTLVLRCQKRRNEKLTAVKYTRNEKILFKSNKSSDLLIPQASSNNSGNYRCFGYRDKLVFISSNKVIKIQELFPHPQLKATDSQPTEGSSVTLSCETQLPPERADTPLHFIFFRDDRVILSNWSKSPELQIPTIWRENSGSYWCGAETVIGSIHKRSPSLQIHVQRIPVSGVLLETQPSGGQAVKGETLVLVCSMAEGTGDTTFSWHREDTQESLGKKIQRSPRAELELPAIRESHAGGYYCTADNSYGPVRSAVLNVTVRVTPGNTDGLVTAGAIGGLLSALLLTVVLLFHCWRQRKSGDGFLGDETSTSQRRRFAILQDPDYSTGRRRGS, from the exons ATGTCACAGCAGTActtaaataattctattaaatttGATTGTCGTGGTCTGGATTTTCTCACACTGGACAACATTGCTATCTGGTGTTTTCAGAAAGATTCCTCCACTTCCCCTTTCACTTCACCTAGCTTTATGCAAAGAAGAAGCTTACTGAACTCACTGCCTGGTGCAGGTGTAGCCAAGTGCTACTTGGGCAATCTGGGCTGGCCTGCCTTGTCTCCTATGAACTCCTTCTCTGACCACCTGGAGCAGGCTTCCATGCTGCTGTGGACGTCCTTGCTGGTCCTTG CTCCAGTCTGTGGCCAATCTG CAGCTGCACAGAAACCTGTGATTTCCCTCCATCCTCCATGGACCACAGTCTTCAAAGGAGACAGAGTGACTCTGACTTGCAATGGATTTCACTTCAAtgcaacagagaaaacaaaatggcatCGTCTGTACCCTAGGAGAGAAACTTTGACCCTAACCCCAGGAAACACCCTTGAGGTTCAGGAATCCGGACATTACAGATGCCAGACCCAGGGCTCCCCACAAAGTGACCCTGTGCGCTTGGTCTTTTCTTCAG AGCCCTTAATCCTGCAGGCCCCATATTCTGTGTTTGAAGGTGACACATTGGTTCTGAGATGCCAGAAAAGGAGGAATGAGAAATTGACTGCTGTGAAATACACTCGGAatgaaaaaattcttttcaaatcTAATAAAAGCTCGGATCTTCTTATCCCACAAGCAAGTTCAAATAACAGTGGCAATTATCGATGCTTTGGATATAGAGACAAACTTGTATTTATATCAAGTAACAAAGTGATTAAAATTCAAG AACTATTTCCACATCCACAGCTGAAAGCCACAGACTCTCAGCCTACAGAGGGGAGTTCTGTAACCCTGAGCTGTGAAACGCAGCTTCCTCCAGAGCGGGCGGACACCCCACTTCACTTCATCTTCTTCAGAGATGACAGGGTCATCCTGTCAAACTGGAGCAAGTCCCCGGAACTCCAGATCCCAACCATCTGGAGAGAAAACTCGGGATCCTATTGGTGTGGTGCTGAAACGGTGATCGGTAGCATCCACAAGCGTAGTCCCTCGCTACAGATCCATGTGCAAC GGATCCCTGTGTCTGGAGTGCTCCTGGAGACCCAGCCCTCAGGGGGCCAGGCTGTTAAAGGGGAGACACTGGTCCTTGTCTGCTCCATGGCTGAAGGCACAGGGGACACCACATTCTCCTGGCACCGAGAGGACACACAGGAGAGTCTGGGGAAGAAAATTCAGCGTTCCCCAAGAGCAGAGCTGGAGCTCCCAGCCATCAGAGAGAGCCACGCGGGGGGATACTACTGTACAGCAGACAACAGCTACGGCCCTGTCCGGAGTGCGGTGCTGAACGTCACTGTGAGAG TGACTCCAGGCAACACAGATGGCCTTGTCACCGCGGGAGCCATTGGGGGGCTGCTCAGCGCTCTTCTCCTGACTGTGGTCCTGCTGTTTCACTGCTGGCGCCAGAGGAAGTCAG GAGATGGTTTCTTGGGAGATGAAACCAG
- the LOC120360188 gene encoding Fc receptor-like protein 5 isoform X3 has protein sequence MKGKGNNEMNQVTAAVFPLASLILQAPVSVFEGDFVVLRCRAKAEITLNTIYKDDNVLAFLNKSSDFRIYHASLKNNGAYHCTGFNRSNFPVSSNIVKIQVQELFSRPVLRASSSQPINGSLVTLTCDTQLSLERSDVQLQFCFFRDGQTLGLGWTNSSKFQITVMWSEDAGSFWCEIDTVAHTVKKESPRSLIRVQKPVPLPQILTESSSISAAWCNLTMKCRVLGTTEDLDVIWETQGLPRELEQRGTLGPSPNSWTLAVSLSPSQRNASLTCVVSNNVDQKTATKDLGEVCWAQKSVQQGTGTSLVLPLLCTMLVKGLLLLGLLGKLGVEFTRKKFPAEEGK, from the exons atgaaaggaaAGGGGAACAATGAGATGAACCAAGTAACTGCGGCTGTGTTTCCCTTAGCTTCACTGATCCTGCAAGCTCCAGTTTCTGTGTTTGAAGGAGACTTCGTGGTTCTGAGGTGCCGGGCAAAGGCGGAAATAACACTAAATACTATTTACAAGGATGATAATGTCCTAGCATTCCTTAATAAAAGCTCCGACTTCCGGATTTATCATGCAAGTCTCAAGAACAATGGTGCATATCACTGTACTGGATTTAATAGAAGTAATTTCCCTGTTTCTTCCAACATAGTCAAAATCCAAGTCCAAG AGCTGTTTTCACGTCCAGTGTTGAGAGCAAGCTCCTCCCAGCCCATCAACGGGAGCCTAGTGACGCTGACCTGTGACACCCAGCTCTCTCTAGAGAGGTCAGATGTCCAGCTCCAGTTCTGCTTCTTCAGAGATGGCCAGACCCTGGGATTAGGCTGGACCAACTCCTCGAAGTTCCAGATTACTGTCATGTGGAGTGAAGATGCAGGGTCCTTCTGGTGCGAGATagatactgtggctcacaccgtCAAAAAAGAAAGCCCGAGATCCCTAATTCGTGTGCAGA AGCCTGTGCCCCTCCCACAGATCCTGACTGAGTCATCATCCATCTCAGCAGCCTGGTGCAACCTCACCATGAAGTGCAGGGTTCTAGGGACCACAGAGGACCTGGACGTAATCTGGGAGACCCAGGGTCTCCCCAGGGAGCTGGAGCAGAGAGGGACACTTGGACCATCCCCCAACTCATGGACTCTGGCTGTGAGCCTGTCCCCGAGCCAGCGCAATGCCAGCCTCACCTGTGTGGTCAGCAACAATGTGGACCAGAAAACTGCCACCAAAGACCTTGGGGAAGTATGTTGGGCTCAAAAAAGTGTCCAGCAAG GGACTGGAACTTCACTTGTACTCCCATTACTGTGTACGATGCTTGTGAAAGGCCTTCTGCTCCTTGGGCTCCTTGGAAAGCTGGGAGTTGAATTCACCAGGAAAAAATTTCCAGCAGAGGAAGGGAAGTGA